A region from the Brassica napus cultivar Da-Ae chromosome C8, Da-Ae, whole genome shotgun sequence genome encodes:
- the LOC125591832 gene encoding uncharacterized protein LOC125591832: MILMTKLTGKDVKFDWSDDCSRSFAELKRQLTQTPVLVLPRPGIPYEVYTDASGTGLGCVLMQEGKVIAYASRQLRPHEVNYPTHNLELAAVVFALKIWRSYLYGEKVKIFTDHQSTVEGESVGVEKVELLWRISKAQDGDKALCKQIEMKSIGYHTASSVMFMDLKRYYHWPGMKMDVASFVSQCQTCQMVKAEHQAGRLTKSAHFLAIKKTDGADQLAQTYICEIVRLHGVPVSIVSDWDAKFASAFWRAFQKAFGTKVHMSTAYHPHTDGQSERTIQTLEYMLRTCVLDGRGS; encoded by the exons ATGATTCTGATGACGAAGCTGACAGGCAAAGACGTCAAGTTTGATTGGTCAGACGATTGCTCGAGGAGTTTCGCGGAGTTGAAGAGACAGTTGACACAGACACCCGTTTTGGTACTTCCGAGGCCAGGAATACCATATGAGGTCTACACTGATGCCTCAGGAACCGGATTGGGATGTGTATTGATGCAGGAGGGTAAGGTCATTGCATATGCATCACGCCAGTTGAGGCCTCACGAGGTCAATTATCCTACGCACAATCTGGAGTTAGCGGCTGTTGTATTTGCGCTGAAGATCTGGAGGTCATATTTGTATGGAGAGAAGGTCAAGATCTTCACGGACCACCAGA GTACTGTAGAGGGAGAATCAGTTGGCGTTGAGAAGGTAGAGCTATTATGGAGGATAAGCAAAGCCCAGGATGGTGATAAGGCTTTGTGTAAGCAGATCGAGATGAAGAGTATTGGATATCATACAGCCTCCAGCGTGATGTTCAT ggatttgaAGCGCTATTATCATTGGCCTGGTATGAAGATGGATGTTGCTTCATTTGTATCGCAGTGTCAGACATGTCAGATGGTTAAGGCTGAGCATCAG GCGGGAAGACTTACCAAGTCAGCCCATTTCCTAGCGATTAAGAAGACAGACGGAGCTGATCAATTGGCGCAGACTTACATCTGTGAGATTGTGAGATTGCATGGAGTTCCTGTCAGCATTGTATCGGATTGGGATGCAAAGTTTGCATCCGCATTTTGGAGAGCCTTTCAAAAGGCGTTTGGGACCAAGGTACATATGAGTACGGCTTATCATCCACATACAGATGGTCAGTCGGAGAGGACTATTCAAACTTTGGAGTATATGCTCAGAACTTGCGTCTTAGATGGGAGAGGAAGCTGA
- the LOC125591833 gene encoding uncharacterized protein LOC125591833, with product MVQETVEQVEMLKARLKEAHDRQKSYADKRRRDLEFQVGDLVYLKIRIFRGGSKTRKLKKLKPRYMGPYPILEQVGSVAYRLGLSTELSDIYDVFHVLVLSKVLREPQLILQEPPRNLGKDLRTLCQPVEVLDRQVKAVHGMMTMLVKVR from the coding sequence ATGGTTCAAGAGACGGTAGAGCAGGTTGAGATGCTCAAGGCTCGGCTTAAGGAAGCCCATGACCGTcagaagagttatgcagataAGCGGCGTAGAGATTTGGAGTTCCAGGTTGGCGACCTGGTATACCTGAAAATAAGGATATTTCGGGGAGGATCTAAGACTCGGAAGCTAAAGAAGCTTAAACCGAGATATATGGGACCATATCCTATTTTGGAGCAGGTTGGATCAGTTGCTTATCGATTGGGTTTATCAACAGAGTTATCAGACATCTATGACGTGTTTCATGTTTTGGTTTTGAGCAAAGTCTTGAGAGAGCCACAGCTCATCTTGCAGGAGCCACCAAGAAACCTTGGCAAAGATTTGCGTACGCTATGTCAGCCAGTAGAGGTATTGGATCGCCAAGTGAAAGCAGTTCATGGTATGATGACCATGTTGGTCAAAGTTCGTTAG